From the genome of Thermogutta terrifontis, one region includes:
- a CDS encoding glycosyltransferase family 2 protein, whose translation MTTLADSVLPESCFVVVPAFNEAPRIGRTLESLLQVARSVVVVDDGSADNTAEVALNYPVWVLRHPVNLGAGAATQTGISFALRQGAEYVATFDADGQHRAEDLPKLMQILLNNKANIVFGSRFLGKAIDMPFHRKVMLKVASAAVWVLCGIWVTDVTTGLRLMDAKAARMIKITMNRFEHPIDLLHQVRVKKLRFAEGPATILYSADSLRKGQRTSDVFRLALQIIAERVMR comes from the coding sequence ATGACGACGCTTGCTGATTCCGTTCTGCCTGAGTCCTGTTTTGTGGTCGTTCCAGCATTCAACGAGGCCCCGCGGATTGGCCGAACCCTGGAGAGCCTGCTCCAGGTGGCCCGGTCGGTGGTGGTTGTCGATGACGGCTCGGCCGACAACACGGCGGAGGTCGCCCTGAACTATCCCGTTTGGGTTCTGCGTCATCCGGTCAATCTGGGTGCTGGTGCTGCAACCCAGACCGGTATCAGCTTCGCGTTACGGCAAGGGGCTGAATATGTTGCTACATTCGACGCCGATGGTCAACATCGAGCGGAGGATTTGCCCAAGTTGATGCAAATTCTATTGAATAACAAAGCCAATATCGTGTTTGGATCGCGATTCTTGGGAAAAGCGATTGATATGCCATTCCACCGGAAGGTCATGCTCAAAGTTGCATCCGCGGCCGTTTGGGTGTTGTGCGGAATCTGGGTTACCGATGTTACAACAGGTCTGCGTCTCATGGATGCTAAAGCGGCTCGCATGATCAAGATCACGATGAACCGCTTCGAACACCCAATTGACCTTTTACACCAAGTTCGTGTCAAGAAATTGCGATTCGCCGAGGGGCCAGCCACGATCTTATACTCAGCGGACTCACTGAGAAAAGGACAACGCACGAGCGACGTTTTCCGGTTGGC
- a CDS encoding bi-domain-containing oxidoreductase: MYQLLQNVRNGRLELADIPLPQVGGNRLLVRTEASLISAGTERMVAQLARKGLLGKARARPDLVKKVLTKLQRDGLWATLRSVQQQLDRWMPLGYSCAGEIVAAGPAVRHFRVGQRVACAGAGIANHAEYNAVPELLAAPIPDGVACEDAAYATLGAIALQGIRNADVQVGEYVVVIGLGLLGQLAVQILKAAGCQVAGLDPVPARRELALTGGASLALPPDSASISAVRTWTHGLGADAIIITAATSSNAPVELAAELARDRARVIMVGVTGMNIPRKPYYEKELTFIVSRSYGPGRYDPDYEEHGHDYPPGYIRWTEQRNLQAFLELVAAGSVRPSILTTHRFPIDRAIEAFELMLHGREPYLGIVLTYPSRETASARRIELLAPARPIDKATLGVSFIGAGNFAQAVLLPILKKLPQVRFRGIVTASGMTAQTVGKKYGFQWCATDVDEILNDSDTDVVFIVTRHSQHAPLVCRALEAGKAVFCEKPLAITPDQLEAVQATLQKTGGHLMVGFNRRFAPLAQELKQFTKGRGPLSVTYRVNAGPIPRDHWLADPAEGGRIIGEACHFFDFFAFLTDSEPLELQRLSPQGVSPRDDGQFLVRYKDGSICHLIYSTNGSPGFSKERIEVHAGGCSAVLEDFKTLILDDGIRRHKKNLWTADKGHSRAIAAFLASLADSRPLIAPETFIHVTLLTLCAAGVVERLPATG, translated from the coding sequence ATGTACCAACTCCTCCAAAACGTTCGTAATGGTCGATTAGAGCTTGCGGATATTCCGCTTCCGCAGGTCGGTGGGAATAGACTGCTGGTCCGCACGGAGGCCTCGCTCATTTCCGCCGGCACCGAGCGCATGGTCGCCCAGCTTGCCCGGAAGGGACTGCTTGGCAAAGCCCGGGCCAGGCCTGATCTCGTCAAGAAAGTACTGACCAAACTCCAGCGCGATGGCCTCTGGGCCACGCTCCGAAGCGTCCAGCAGCAGCTCGACCGCTGGATGCCGCTTGGCTATAGCTGTGCGGGTGAAATCGTCGCCGCGGGGCCTGCCGTGCGGCATTTCCGTGTTGGTCAGCGGGTGGCATGCGCCGGGGCGGGAATAGCCAATCACGCCGAATACAACGCCGTGCCCGAGCTCCTGGCCGCTCCGATTCCCGATGGCGTCGCCTGCGAAGACGCGGCCTACGCCACGCTGGGCGCCATCGCCCTGCAGGGCATTCGCAATGCCGATGTGCAAGTCGGCGAATACGTCGTCGTCATCGGCCTGGGGCTTTTGGGCCAGCTTGCTGTGCAGATTCTGAAGGCTGCCGGCTGCCAGGTCGCGGGCCTCGATCCGGTCCCCGCGCGACGCGAGCTCGCACTCACCGGGGGCGCCTCACTGGCTCTGCCGCCTGACTCGGCTTCCATCTCGGCCGTTCGGACCTGGACACACGGTCTGGGTGCCGACGCGATCATCATCACAGCCGCCACCTCCAGCAATGCCCCGGTGGAACTGGCCGCCGAACTCGCACGGGACCGTGCCCGGGTCATCATGGTCGGCGTCACGGGAATGAATATCCCGCGAAAACCCTATTACGAAAAAGAGCTGACGTTTATTGTTTCTCGCTCCTACGGACCGGGTCGTTATGATCCCGACTATGAAGAACATGGCCACGACTATCCACCGGGATATATTCGCTGGACCGAGCAGAGAAACTTACAGGCATTTTTAGAATTAGTCGCGGCCGGTTCCGTTCGACCGAGTATCCTCACCACGCATCGTTTCCCCATCGATCGGGCAATCGAGGCCTTTGAGCTCATGCTCCACGGCAGGGAGCCCTATCTGGGAATCGTCCTCACGTATCCCTCCCGTGAGACGGCTTCTGCCCGGCGAATCGAACTGCTAGCTCCGGCCCGCCCGATCGACAAGGCCACGCTGGGTGTGTCCTTTATCGGGGCGGGCAACTTCGCCCAGGCAGTCCTGCTCCCCATTTTGAAAAAGCTGCCCCAGGTGCGGTTTCGGGGAATTGTGACCGCCTCGGGGATGACGGCCCAAACTGTGGGCAAAAAGTACGGCTTCCAATGGTGCGCAACGGATGTCGACGAAATTCTGAACGACTCAGACACGGACGTCGTGTTCATCGTGACCCGGCACTCGCAGCACGCGCCGCTTGTGTGCCGGGCCCTTGAGGCCGGTAAGGCGGTCTTCTGCGAAAAGCCCCTCGCCATCACTCCGGACCAACTCGAAGCTGTGCAGGCAACTTTACAAAAAACGGGTGGCCACCTCATGGTGGGCTTCAACCGCCGCTTCGCCCCGCTGGCCCAGGAATTAAAACAGTTCACAAAAGGCCGAGGGCCGCTCAGCGTCACCTATCGTGTCAACGCCGGTCCAATTCCGCGCGACCACTGGCTGGCCGACCCGGCCGAGGGTGGCCGCATCATCGGCGAGGCCTGCCATTTCTTCGACTTCTTCGCATTCCTGACTGACTCGGAGCCATTGGAACTGCAGCGCCTTAGTCCCCAGGGTGTCTCACCGCGTGACGACGGGCAGTTTTTAGTGCGTTATAAAGACGGTTCCATCTGTCATCTCATTTATTCGACTAACGGTTCACCGGGCTTCAGTAAAGAGCGGATCGAGGTCCACGCCGGTGGCTGCTCGGCGGTGCTGGAAGATTTTAAGACGCTGATCCTCGATGACGGCATCCGGCGGCACAAAAAAAATCTTTGGACGGCGGATAAGGGGCACAGTCGCGCTATCGCGGCGTTTCTGGCCAGTCTGGCAGATTCGCGGCCGCTCATCGCCCCGGAGACCTTCATCCATGTGACGCTTCTCACCTTGTGTGCAGCCGGGGTTGTGGAGCGACTGCCAGCGACGGGGTGA
- a CDS encoding polysaccharide deacetylase family protein, with protein MHWSELKEWLARGHEVGAHSLTHIPLTYCSDQRLCQELLESKNILEDKLGIEILHFAYPFGIFNRRIETLIREQNIYYTVATTRRGTNSPKSCTYRLYRIQVHPGFRPQDVALRMRAAERFGWVWRLRSAGKYAPARPTHLFDEIPQEVISDYSA; from the coding sequence ATGCATTGGTCAGAATTAAAAGAATGGCTGGCGCGTGGGCACGAGGTTGGAGCACACTCTCTCACGCACATTCCTCTAACATATTGCAGCGATCAGAGATTGTGCCAGGAGTTGCTGGAATCAAAAAACATCTTGGAAGACAAGCTCGGAATTGAAATTTTACATTTCGCGTATCCATTTGGGATATTTAATCGTAGAATCGAAACGCTTATTCGCGAACAAAATATTTATTACACCGTGGCTACAACCCGACGTGGAACTAATTCTCCAAAGTCATGCACTTATCGACTGTATCGAATTCAAGTTCACCCTGGTTTCCGGCCACAAGATGTTGCGCTGCGAATGCGGGCTGCTGAGCGATTCGGCTGGGTGTGGCGCTTACGAAGTGCCGGCAAGTACGCCCCTGCAAGGCCGACACATTTATTTGATGAAATTCCCCAGGAAGTTATTAGCGACTATTCTGCATGA
- a CDS encoding glycosyltransferase, which yields MGNPKMGNRPIRVLHVLPRLSGGGVSKWLSRIRDRLDPRRFHFDFAVHMECSSEAPENLLAQGAQIYRLPNRKHLLGYRRSLSKILKNNAYDAVHTHYHFFSIVPLQIAASNHVPVRIAHAQTAGRQTTTVLRVVPTVVSKLINLFPTHWLACSQAAAYSLFGCKFSKKAKERGKLHILPGGIDPAIHSPHLNQDDIRRELNIDPNAFVVGHVGNFLEAKNHVFLLEVFRELVNRRKDACLLLVGEGPLRQKVEKMARSMGISHHIRMMGYRNDVHTLLGALDVMVFPSKWEGLPIALVEAQLCGIPIVASDNVTREVILSENLQFLSLSASPSEWASCALNLARRRGYYVDRDIRQSQTLHHRLSRQCFDFHLRAGIARIPEMMRYQEVLLRAFAFSTVSRWPRHRWYILLYHDVPKNCAEAFEKQVKWLKERFEVATISEALRRLGDARHTSPLLTITFDDAEKSVYETVLPILEGHNLKACTYMPCRAM from the coding sequence ATGGGTAACCCTAAAATGGGAAACCGTCCTATACGAGTGCTTCATGTTTTGCCCAGGTTGTCCGGAGGGGGAGTCTCTAAATGGCTAAGCCGCATTAGGGATCGCCTAGATCCAAGACGTTTTCATTTCGACTTCGCAGTGCATATGGAATGCTCGTCTGAGGCTCCAGAAAACCTTCTTGCGCAGGGGGCCCAGATTTACCGATTGCCAAATAGGAAACATTTGCTTGGATACCGAAGATCTCTTAGCAAGATTCTCAAAAATAATGCGTATGACGCTGTGCACACCCATTACCATTTTTTTAGCATTGTGCCCCTGCAAATTGCTGCCTCAAATCACGTGCCCGTCCGAATAGCGCATGCTCAAACAGCGGGCAGACAAACGACGACTGTTTTGCGGGTTGTGCCTACAGTTGTCAGCAAGTTGATCAACCTGTTTCCTACCCATTGGCTAGCGTGCTCTCAGGCGGCGGCGTACTCGCTATTTGGATGCAAATTCTCAAAGAAGGCGAAGGAGCGTGGAAAACTGCATATCCTTCCTGGAGGTATCGACCCCGCGATCCACAGCCCTCATCTGAATCAAGACGACATACGGCGCGAGCTCAATATTGACCCAAACGCTTTCGTAGTGGGTCACGTTGGAAATTTTTTAGAGGCAAAGAATCACGTATTTCTGCTCGAAGTCTTCAGAGAGTTGGTTAATCGTCGGAAAGACGCATGCCTGCTACTGGTTGGAGAGGGTCCCCTTCGTCAGAAGGTCGAAAAAATGGCTAGGAGTATGGGAATATCCCATCATATCCGCATGATGGGTTATCGAAATGACGTTCATACGCTCTTGGGTGCCCTCGATGTAATGGTTTTTCCCTCCAAGTGGGAAGGTTTACCAATTGCACTTGTTGAGGCACAATTGTGTGGCATTCCCATCGTGGCTTCTGACAATGTCACGAGAGAGGTAATCCTATCAGAGAACCTCCAGTTCTTGTCTCTGTCGGCTTCCCCTTCTGAGTGGGCGTCGTGTGCTTTGAATCTCGCGAGGAGGCGGGGCTATTACGTCGATCGGGACATCCGACAAAGTCAAACCCTTCACCATCGGCTTTCACGTCAGTGTTTTGACTTCCATTTACGAGCAGGCATTGCTCGGATCCCAGAAATGATGAGGTATCAAGAGGTTTTACTCAGAGCGTTTGCTTTTTCTACAGTATCGAGGTGGCCTCGGCACAGGTGGTACATTCTGCTATATCATGATGTGCCTAAGAATTGTGCCGAAGCATTTGAAAAGCAGGTTAAATGGCTGAAAGAAAGGTTCGAAGTCGCAACCATTTCTGAAGCTCTTAGGAGACTCGGTGACGCAAGACATACTTCACCGTTACTGACGATCACCTTCGACGATGCAGAAAAAAGTGTTTATGAGACCGTTTTACCGATTTTAGAAGGCCATAATCTGAAGGCCTGCACTTATATGCCGTGCCGGGCTATGTAA
- a CDS encoding glycosyltransferase family 2 protein, with translation MSEGIVAERSNIAEEPDRPKQDTLPISVIVPVLNEEQNIAACLESVRFADEVFVVDSGSTDRTAAIAESMGAKVVQFRFVPGGPRKKNWALENLPFRNEWVLLLDADERVTPELEREIRQEFVQGPRFDGYYLNRKLIFMGRWLRFGGNYPSWNLRLFRHELGRYEKLDTEELESAGDVEVHEHVVLQGKAGYLREPLLHLDYKDLSRWIVRHNNYSTWDAKLRLNLLQGKDLSHSIPARLLGNPVERKRWLKKLWIRLPCRPLLRFIYMYVIRLGFLDGKPGFIYAVLKAIQEFHINAKMWEMRTKLSE, from the coding sequence ATGTCGGAAGGTATAGTTGCTGAAAGGTCGAATATTGCCGAAGAACCGGATCGGCCGAAGCAAGACACTCTGCCGATCTCGGTTATCGTGCCCGTTCTCAACGAAGAACAGAATATCGCAGCGTGCCTCGAAAGTGTCCGTTTTGCCGATGAGGTGTTTGTCGTCGACTCGGGTAGTACGGACCGGACCGCCGCCATCGCGGAGTCAATGGGGGCGAAGGTGGTCCAGTTTAGATTCGTACCCGGCGGGCCTCGCAAAAAGAATTGGGCCCTGGAAAATTTACCTTTTCGCAACGAATGGGTTCTTCTACTGGATGCCGACGAACGGGTTACCCCCGAGCTCGAACGGGAAATACGACAGGAGTTTGTACAAGGTCCCCGGTTCGACGGATATTACCTGAATCGGAAACTCATTTTTATGGGGCGGTGGCTCCGCTTTGGCGGGAATTACCCCAGTTGGAATTTGCGACTATTTAGACATGAGCTTGGCCGATATGAAAAGTTAGATACCGAGGAATTAGAGTCGGCGGGCGATGTAGAAGTCCACGAACACGTCGTCCTTCAGGGTAAAGCGGGATATTTGCGGGAGCCTCTGCTACACCTCGACTATAAAGATCTTTCCCGCTGGATTGTCCGGCATAACAACTATTCTACCTGGGATGCTAAACTGCGGCTCAATTTACTGCAGGGGAAGGATCTTTCACATTCGATCCCTGCACGGTTGCTTGGTAACCCGGTCGAACGCAAACGATGGCTGAAAAAGCTGTGGATTCGGCTGCCTTGCCGGCCTCTTCTGAGATTCATTTACATGTACGTCATCCGCCTGGGCTTCCTCGACGGTAAACCAGGTTTCATTTATGCCGTGTTAAAAGCGATTCAAGAGTTTCATATCAATGCAAAAATGTGGGAGATGAGGACCAAGTTATCAGAGTAA
- a CDS encoding glycosyltransferase, giving the protein MHRINDWCSIVFLLSQSENFGVVVVEAMAHGLPVVVTPGVASHIYVNASGCGLTVDDSVEGLTEGIRKILQADKTKLGQRGREYVQQHLTWQAVADQLELVYCKVAQCRKV; this is encoded by the coding sequence ATGCATAGAATAAATGATTGGTGCAGCATCGTGTTCTTGCTGTCTCAGTCGGAAAACTTCGGCGTGGTGGTGGTTGAGGCCATGGCCCACGGCTTGCCAGTTGTGGTGACGCCAGGCGTGGCCAGCCACATTTATGTCAATGCCTCTGGCTGTGGGCTCACGGTTGACGACAGCGTAGAAGGACTGACCGAGGGAATCCGAAAAATCCTCCAGGCCGATAAGACCAAACTCGGCCAACGCGGAAGGGAGTATGTACAACAGCACCTAACTTGGCAGGCGGTGGCAGATCAGTTGGAACTGGTGTATTGCAAGGTTGCCCAATGTCGGAAGGTATAG
- a CDS encoding FkbM family methyltransferase, with product MRTARSQWRGRIRNFIAYCREFGFRGAVEIVWHRLCASKEFGVRVRGIPSRVWIRRDASDFALLRKIVRDRECLPSLSFEPRSIVDLGANVGYCSLLYVAVWPRAKILCVEPHPDNARILRRNLRPYTNVHVVEAACWPRKETVVIENPEALTVSFRTKSEHLGLTVPVVTPDELVHAVGGPVDLIKCDIEGAEGLLFDTTLFTTCRALVIELHERYYPGVTELFRRYVHKRKGSILPLGEYLTVIFH from the coding sequence ATGCGCACCGCTAGGTCCCAATGGCGAGGTAGAATCCGAAACTTCATAGCCTACTGCCGCGAATTCGGGTTCAGAGGAGCGGTTGAGATCGTTTGGCACCGACTCTGCGCATCCAAGGAGTTTGGTGTGCGCGTACGGGGTATTCCATCACGTGTGTGGATTCGCCGAGATGCCAGTGACTTCGCGTTACTTCGAAAGATTGTTAGAGATCGAGAGTGTTTGCCCAGTCTTTCTTTTGAACCTCGTTCCATCGTCGATTTGGGGGCAAATGTGGGGTACTGTAGCTTGCTGTATGTTGCAGTATGGCCACGTGCCAAAATCCTGTGCGTGGAACCCCATCCAGACAATGCTAGGATACTGCGGCGCAATCTCCGACCATATACTAACGTACATGTCGTCGAAGCAGCATGTTGGCCCCGAAAAGAAACAGTTGTTATCGAGAACCCAGAGGCTCTAACAGTGTCTTTTCGCACCAAATCAGAACACCTCGGACTTACGGTGCCAGTTGTCACACCAGATGAGCTCGTCCATGCTGTAGGTGGACCGGTGGACCTTATAAAGTGCGATATCGAGGGTGCGGAAGGGCTTTTGTTCGACACTACCCTATTTACTACTTGTCGCGCTTTGGTTATTGAGCTTCATGAGCGTTATTACCCGGGTGTCACAGAACTTTTTCGGCGGTATGTTCACAAGAGAAAGGGTTCTATTCTTCCACTTGGGGAATACTTAACGGTGATTTTTCATTGA
- a CDS encoding glycosyltransferase, whose amino-acid sequence MGTIREFLRSIKALVTHDAMRPSGPFNYCLIHPKPLIIMTSVMRSLWNVAWISNQLESVPVTILVAFSWSMESLYHAVRLRRQARTLERKSPHHALIFLCNSEQEMILLKKLGLTAIHINKNCFLSEYEYYPERTKQLYLACLNARPSPFKRHYLAKNVSSLVVIHLRPSSPSEVRYLDSTKSLLSHATWANWVTGTYRKLVGSELRTVISSAKVGLALSATEGQCQAVGEYLLCGIPVVSTHCRGGRDTLFPKGCFLIADDNPESVARAVDELASRNLHPEWVRTCVLEKIEEYRHRFCTLINGILLENGSGPVAAAELFRHIPNKAKRFCQPDDFLKCLEADLEAYKNAHR is encoded by the coding sequence ATGGGCACAATTCGGGAGTTCCTACGCTCGATCAAAGCCTTGGTCACGCACGATGCGATGCGGCCCTCAGGCCCATTTAACTACTGTTTAATCCACCCTAAACCTCTAATTATTATGACATCCGTGATGCGGTCGCTCTGGAACGTTGCTTGGATATCCAATCAACTTGAGAGTGTGCCGGTTACAATTCTGGTCGCATTTTCCTGGTCAATGGAATCCTTATATCACGCTGTACGATTACGGCGGCAGGCGAGGACTTTAGAGCGAAAATCTCCCCATCATGCTTTGATATTCCTTTGTAATTCAGAACAAGAAATGATATTACTTAAGAAACTAGGACTCACAGCAATTCACATCAATAAGAATTGCTTTTTAAGTGAGTACGAATACTATCCAGAGCGGACTAAACAATTGTACTTAGCTTGCTTAAACGCCAGACCAAGCCCGTTCAAGAGACACTACCTGGCAAAAAACGTATCCTCTCTGGTTGTAATCCATCTGCGGCCAAGTAGCCCGAGCGAAGTACGGTATCTCGATAGTACGAAGAGCCTTCTTAGCCACGCGACTTGGGCCAACTGGGTTACTGGAACATATCGAAAACTTGTAGGTTCGGAACTGCGCACCGTTATCTCGAGTGCCAAAGTTGGCCTCGCTCTTAGTGCCACAGAAGGACAGTGTCAGGCTGTTGGTGAGTACTTGCTATGCGGCATACCGGTGGTTTCCACGCATTGTCGGGGAGGACGAGACACGCTTTTCCCAAAGGGTTGTTTCTTGATAGCAGATGACAATCCAGAAAGCGTAGCCCGTGCTGTGGATGAGCTTGCGTCGCGTAACCTCCATCCAGAGTGGGTGCGAACGTGCGTCCTGGAAAAAATCGAAGAGTACCGTCACCGGTTCTGTACGCTGATTAATGGTATTCTTCTGGAGAACGGCAGTGGACCGGTGGCCGCCGCAGAGTTATTTCGGCATATACCAAATAAAGCAAAACGGTTCTGTCAGCCAGATGATTTCCTGAAATGTTTGGAAGCTGACCTTGAAGCCTACAAGAATGCGCACCGCTAG
- a CDS encoding glycosyltransferase has protein sequence MRILHIIHSIDPRSGGPSHALRGLVQEQVRRGHQVSILTTNAQSAEPWMPDDQFRERMNNDPAFSGAELFIARGYGRTRPVARFTWTPQAYRWLRRRLADLDARPDIVHIHGVFSHLTTFAPRLARRFGVPYIMRPAGTFAPRCMALGRTAMKRWFTTLFVAKDLRLAAAVQATTPAEKDELREQFGLNNVVVIPHGVAGVKDAQTDAPAARRALNIPERAKVLLYLSRLTPKKRPDWVIQAASKLLSEYPDLFTIFAGPDAGAESQLAAAIASSGLNGQVKRFGFVTGDQKRQLFEAADVLVLPSQSENFGVVVVEAMAHRLPVVVTPGVASHIYVDASGCGLTVEDSVDALTDGIKKILQADKTELGQRGREYVRQHLTWIVVSEKISEVYAAIIRNQRTRRRNRSVNQQIRLTTK, from the coding sequence GTGCGTATCCTCCACATCATCCACAGCATTGATCCCCGGTCCGGTGGTCCAAGCCACGCGTTGAGGGGCCTGGTCCAGGAGCAGGTGCGGCGTGGCCATCAGGTGAGTATTCTCACGACCAATGCCCAATCTGCCGAACCGTGGATGCCGGATGATCAATTTCGCGAGCGAATGAACAATGATCCAGCCTTTTCAGGGGCCGAGCTGTTCATTGCCCGTGGTTATGGTCGTACGCGCCCCGTTGCTCGATTTACCTGGACCCCACAAGCATATCGGTGGCTTCGGCGTCGGCTGGCGGATTTAGATGCTCGACCCGATATCGTCCACATCCATGGGGTGTTCAGCCACCTGACGACATTCGCCCCCCGGCTGGCCCGCAGGTTCGGCGTCCCCTATATCATGCGCCCCGCAGGTACCTTCGCCCCCCGTTGCATGGCCCTTGGCCGCACCGCAATGAAAAGGTGGTTCACCACGCTCTTTGTGGCGAAGGACCTGCGACTGGCCGCGGCGGTTCAGGCAACAACTCCCGCCGAGAAAGATGAGCTGCGCGAACAGTTTGGATTGAACAATGTGGTGGTTATACCCCATGGAGTAGCCGGCGTGAAGGATGCGCAAACCGATGCTCCGGCAGCACGCCGGGCGTTAAATATACCGGAGCGGGCGAAAGTGCTTCTTTATCTCTCCCGATTAACTCCGAAAAAACGTCCTGATTGGGTCATTCAGGCCGCGTCTAAACTTCTTTCAGAATATCCAGATTTATTTACTATCTTTGCCGGGCCTGACGCGGGTGCCGAATCACAACTTGCTGCCGCCATCGCATCAAGCGGACTCAATGGACAGGTGAAACGCTTCGGTTTTGTGACGGGCGATCAAAAACGACAACTGTTCGAGGCGGCTGACGTTCTCGTGCTTCCGTCTCAGTCGGAAAACTTCGGCGTGGTGGTGGTTGAGGCCATGGCCCACCGCTTGCCAGTTGTGGTGACACCGGGCGTGGCCAGCCACATCTACGTGGACGCTTCAGGCTGCGGGCTGACAGTGGAGGACAGCGTCGACGCGCTGACCGACGGGATTAAAAAAATCCTCCAGGCCGATAAGACCGAACTCGGCCAACGCGGAAGGGAGTATGTGAGACAACACCTAACATGGATTGTAGTGAGCGAGAAGATAAGTGAAGTCTATGCAGCAATAATTCGAAACCAAAGGACTCGCAGGAGAAACCGGTCTGTAAACCAACAGATACGGTTAACAACCAAATAA